The following proteins are co-located in the Oceanimonas sp. GK1 genome:
- a CDS encoding response regulator: MMAAAKPDTRTQKRRWLWLVLLAAGLLLLFSHGYGLYRQYEDGRQLLRHAEPIVDELYHIHHQVMMPDAEGAVLLDEKIRRLSLLLSRFQQQLSQSDMVKLAGLTGDQHPDEYLGTLQQLQEAELHARHSLGVFAEAVGRVPAAEGGPGLQQLLQHSRLYLYTTNPLFVRGLEREAASLRQRSQPTPRLDEALYAQSIYAANLHRLIRLRHHFADTNIGDFYDWISGWRQHTEHSRDRLLALALMLVLAVLCAGGGLLYLNNRKWRQASHSASALAQAKTDFLANMSHEIRTPMNAIIGFVSLLQQTALDPRQSDYLAKIRLSSDNLLLLINDILDLTKVEAGKLELEDIAFDLNEQLERLAGLFADLSEQKQLEVIINKAPNVPDRLQGDPLRLGQVLTNLVSNALKFTERGEVVLGISVTDEPEPRLCFEVRDTGIGIVPEQQEQLFQSFTQVDASTTRKYGGSGLGLSICRHLVALMDGSIGVHSVPGRGSTFSVTLPLRPARDSLPDVTPEFAPGLKVLVVDDNPLALEVMSGMLRRAGFVVYTAMNIEAARTLLQHRGGELHLALIDCCLGRENGLELARIIRQHPHLEALPIVLVSAFGRERPAEQMRALGLEHYVSKPVTWSRLSVCLARVLNPAPAPSRPPLADTDTEHHRRRLSGCHVLLAEDNRLNQQLVIEYLSRVGVTVSLADNGRQAVELVSRQAFDAILMDLQMPILDGLEATRQIRRLQQHHDVPIIALTASAMRSDRDSSYGSGMNAYVSKPVDRHDLYQALVQQCGRPGTGGPAAAAGEAARAPAAPRGGELLACRDQLWLLQAAQAERNWPEAARLLTELARCARADGDTALAEQAEQALDWPGQGKALPHARLAVLQKGLENALEGNEPS, translated from the coding sequence ATGATGGCGGCCGCAAAACCCGATACCCGTACTCAAAAACGTCGCTGGCTGTGGCTGGTGCTGCTGGCAGCGGGGCTGTTGCTGTTGTTCAGCCATGGCTACGGCCTGTATCGCCAGTATGAGGACGGACGCCAGCTGTTGCGCCATGCCGAGCCCATTGTCGACGAGCTGTATCATATTCACCACCAGGTGATGATGCCCGATGCGGAAGGGGCGGTGCTGCTGGATGAAAAGATACGCCGGCTCAGCTTGCTGTTGTCGCGGTTTCAGCAGCAGTTGAGCCAGTCGGACATGGTGAAGCTGGCCGGCCTCACCGGGGATCAGCATCCCGACGAGTACCTCGGCACCCTGCAGCAACTGCAGGAGGCCGAGCTGCATGCGCGCCACAGCCTGGGGGTGTTTGCCGAGGCGGTGGGCCGGGTGCCGGCGGCCGAGGGCGGGCCGGGGCTGCAACAACTGCTGCAGCACAGCCGCCTGTACCTGTACACTACCAATCCGTTGTTCGTGCGCGGCCTGGAGCGGGAAGCCGCCTCCCTTCGCCAGCGTAGCCAGCCCACGCCGCGGCTGGATGAAGCCCTCTATGCCCAAAGCATTTATGCGGCCAACCTGCACCGGCTGATCCGCCTGCGCCACCATTTTGCCGACACCAATATTGGCGACTTCTACGACTGGATTTCCGGCTGGCGACAGCATACCGAGCACAGCCGTGACCGCCTGCTGGCGCTGGCACTGATGCTGGTGCTGGCGGTGCTGTGCGCCGGTGGCGGCCTACTTTACCTCAATAACCGCAAGTGGCGTCAGGCCAGCCACAGCGCCAGCGCCCTGGCCCAGGCCAAGACCGACTTTCTGGCCAACATGAGCCACGAAATCCGCACCCCCATGAACGCCATCATCGGCTTTGTCTCGCTGTTGCAGCAAACCGCCCTCGATCCCCGCCAGAGTGACTACCTGGCGAAAATCCGCTTGTCTTCCGACAATCTGCTGTTGCTGATCAACGATATTCTCGATCTGACCAAGGTGGAGGCGGGCAAGCTGGAGCTGGAAGACATTGCCTTTGATCTGAACGAGCAACTGGAGCGGCTGGCGGGGCTGTTTGCCGATCTGTCGGAGCAAAAACAGCTGGAAGTCATCATCAACAAGGCGCCGAACGTGCCCGATCGGCTGCAGGGGGATCCCCTGCGCCTGGGCCAGGTGCTGACCAACCTGGTCAGCAATGCCCTCAAGTTTACCGAGCGGGGCGAGGTGGTGCTCGGCATCTCGGTGACCGACGAGCCCGAGCCCCGGCTGTGCTTTGAGGTGCGTGACACCGGCATCGGCATTGTGCCCGAGCAACAGGAGCAGTTGTTCCAGTCCTTTACCCAGGTGGATGCCAGCACCACCCGCAAATACGGTGGCAGCGGGCTGGGGCTCAGCATCTGCCGGCACCTGGTGGCGCTGATGGACGGCAGCATAGGGGTGCACAGTGTACCGGGGCGGGGCTCCACCTTCAGTGTGACCCTGCCGCTGCGCCCGGCCAGGGACTCCCTGCCCGATGTGACCCCGGAGTTTGCGCCGGGTCTGAAAGTCCTGGTGGTGGACGACAATCCCCTGGCGCTGGAGGTGATGAGTGGCATGCTCAGGCGCGCCGGCTTTGTGGTGTATACCGCCATGAATATCGAGGCCGCCCGGACCCTGCTGCAACACCGGGGCGGGGAACTCCATCTGGCCTTGATCGATTGTTGCCTGGGGCGGGAGAACGGTCTCGAACTGGCCCGTATCATTCGCCAGCATCCCCACCTTGAGGCACTGCCCATTGTGCTGGTCAGCGCCTTTGGCCGGGAGCGGCCGGCGGAGCAGATGCGCGCCCTGGGGCTGGAGCACTATGTGTCCAAACCCGTCACCTGGAGCCGGCTGTCGGTGTGCCTGGCGCGGGTGCTCAACCCGGCGCCGGCACCCTCGCGGCCGCCGCTTGCCGACACCGACACCGAGCATCACCGGCGCCGGCTGTCCGGCTGCCATGTGCTGCTGGCGGAAGACAACCGCCTCAACCAGCAACTGGTGATTGAATATCTGAGCCGGGTGGGGGTGACCGTGAGCCTCGCCGACAATGGCCGCCAGGCGGTCGAGCTGGTGTCCCGCCAGGCCTTTGACGCCATTCTGATGGACCTGCAGATGCCCATTCTCGATGGCCTGGAAGCCACTCGCCAGATCCGTCGGCTGCAGCAGCATCACGATGTTCCCATCATTGCCCTCACCGCCAGTGCCATGCGCAGCGATCGGGACAGCAGTTACGGCTCGGGCATGAATGCCTATGTGTCCAAGCCGGTGGACCGCCACGATCTTTACCAGGCCCTGGTCCAGCAGTGCGGCCGGCCCGGCACCGGCGGGCCGGCCGCAGCGGCGGGCGAGGCGGCCCGGGCGCCGGCAGCGCCTCGCGGCGGCGAATTGCTGGCGTGCCGGGATCAGTTGTGGCTGCTGCAGGCGGCCCAGGCCGAGCGCAACTGGCCGGAAGCCGCCCGGTTGCTGACCGAGCTGGCGCGCTGTGCCCGCGCCGACGGTGATACCGCCTTGGCCGAGCAGGCCGAGCAGGCCCTGGACTGGCCCGGCCAGGGAAAAGCCCTGCCGCATGCCCGGCTGGCCGTCTTGCAAAAAGGCCTCGAGAACGCCCTGGAAGGTAACGAGCCGTCCTGA
- a CDS encoding D-amino acid dehydrogenase, with product MKVLVLGSGVVGVTSAWYLARQGHEVVVLDRQPDAAEETSFANAGQLSFGMSSPWAAPGIPVKAMKWMFQSHAPLKVRPGTNPAQWKFMLSMLANCNEKSYSVNKSRMVRVSEYSRQCINALQDELNLPFEGRKKGLLQVFRTEKQVADAAKDIKVLQEFGVNHAMLNVEECIAREPALARVKDKLVGGLHFPDDQTGDCNLFTKALVKKCQEKGVVFKFNTEIKALVRDGDEIRGVQTDHGLETADQVLVCMGSYSPFLLTPLGITLPIYPVKGYSLTIEVNKDEDAPQSTVMDETFKVAITRFDNRIRAAGTAELADFNKDLPAARRETIAHSVSSLFPEGGKMEEAEFWTGFRPMTPDGTPIIGGTRYKNLWLNTGHGTLGWTMGAGSAALVADLMSGKQPDIDSDGLAFSRYG from the coding sequence ATGAAAGTTTTGGTTCTGGGTAGTGGTGTTGTCGGCGTAACCAGCGCCTGGTATCTGGCCCGTCAGGGGCACGAAGTGGTGGTGCTCGACCGCCAGCCCGATGCGGCGGAAGAAACCAGCTTTGCCAACGCCGGCCAGCTGTCGTTCGGCATGTCTTCCCCCTGGGCGGCCCCCGGCATTCCGGTGAAGGCGATGAAGTGGATGTTCCAGTCTCATGCGCCGCTCAAGGTGCGCCCCGGCACCAATCCGGCGCAGTGGAAGTTTATGTTGTCAATGCTGGCCAACTGCAACGAAAAATCCTACAGCGTCAACAAGTCCCGCATGGTGCGGGTATCCGAGTACAGCCGCCAGTGCATCAATGCCCTGCAGGACGAGCTGAACCTGCCCTTTGAAGGCCGTAAAAAAGGCCTGCTGCAGGTATTCCGCACCGAAAAGCAGGTGGCCGACGCCGCCAAGGACATCAAGGTGCTGCAGGAATTCGGCGTGAACCACGCCATGCTCAACGTGGAAGAGTGTATTGCCCGTGAGCCGGCCCTGGCCCGGGTGAAAGACAAGCTGGTGGGGGGGCTGCACTTCCCCGACGATCAGACCGGCGACTGCAACCTGTTCACCAAGGCCCTGGTCAAGAAGTGCCAGGAGAAGGGCGTGGTGTTCAAGTTCAACACCGAGATCAAGGCGCTGGTACGCGACGGCGACGAAATCCGTGGCGTACAGACCGATCACGGCCTGGAAACCGCCGATCAGGTGCTGGTGTGCATGGGCAGCTACTCGCCCTTCCTGCTCACGCCGCTCGGCATTACCCTGCCCATTTACCCGGTGAAGGGCTACTCCCTGACCATTGAAGTCAACAAGGACGAGGATGCGCCCCAGTCCACCGTGATGGACGAAACCTTCAAGGTGGCCATCACCCGCTTCGACAACCGCATTCGGGCCGCCGGCACCGCAGAGCTGGCCGACTTCAACAAGGATCTGCCCGCCGCCCGCCGGGAGACCATTGCCCACTCGGTGAGCAGCCTGTTCCCCGAAGGCGGCAAGATGGAAGAGGCCGAGTTCTGGACCGGTTTCCGCCCGATGACCCCGGACGGCACCCCCATTATCGGCGGCACCCGGTACAAGAACCTGTGGCTGAACACCGGCCACGGCACTCTTGGGTGGACCATGGGCGCCGGCTCGGCAGCGCTGGTGGCGGATCTGATGTCCGGCAAGCAGCCGGATATCGACAGCGACGGCCTGGCCTTCAGCCGCTACGGCTGA
- a CDS encoding AEC family transporter, translating to MLLTLLNIVLPVFAVVAVGYGFGRRQRNPDMGFVNLANVAVFCPALVFSALMQNPVSLADSWPLILAGALCIVLPGGLLALFRFQGLERRSLVLAGMFRNTGNIGIPLMLLAYGDDKLGAIIILFVLSNLLHFSLGLFILSREAGRWQWLKSPIVWAAVAGVLLAEHKALLPDFVYTSADLLGQMAVPLMLFALGVRLSVGEVGNLGLAFRVNLAYLLAGAVAFGLVAWWLPLTSEWLQLLALSVMLPPAVLNYLLCEQYRCQPDKMASIVLLGNVMAVAIIPLVVYLTLSFL from the coding sequence ATGCTGCTTACCCTGCTCAACATCGTGCTGCCGGTGTTTGCTGTGGTGGCGGTCGGCTATGGGTTTGGCCGGCGCCAGCGCAACCCGGACATGGGCTTTGTCAACCTGGCCAACGTGGCGGTATTCTGCCCGGCGCTGGTGTTTTCCGCCCTGATGCAAAATCCCGTTTCCCTGGCCGACAGCTGGCCGCTGATCCTGGCCGGTGCCCTGTGCATTGTGCTGCCGGGGGGGCTGCTGGCGCTGTTTCGTTTTCAGGGTCTGGAGCGGCGCAGCCTGGTACTGGCGGGCATGTTCCGCAACACCGGCAATATCGGCATTCCGCTGATGCTGCTGGCCTACGGTGACGACAAGCTCGGCGCCATCATCATTCTCTTTGTGCTGTCCAACCTGCTGCACTTCTCACTGGGGTTATTTATTCTCTCCCGCGAGGCGGGGCGCTGGCAGTGGCTGAAAAGCCCCATTGTGTGGGCGGCGGTGGCCGGCGTGCTGCTGGCGGAGCACAAGGCCCTGTTGCCCGATTTTGTATATACCAGCGCCGATCTGCTGGGGCAGATGGCGGTACCGCTGATGCTGTTTGCCCTGGGGGTGCGGCTGTCGGTGGGGGAGGTGGGCAACCTGGGGCTGGCGTTTCGGGTGAACCTGGCCTACCTGCTGGCGGGAGCGGTGGCCTTTGGCCTGGTGGCCTGGTGGTTGCCGCTGACTTCCGAATGGCTGCAGTTGCTGGCGCTGTCGGTGATGTTGCCCCCGGCGGTGCTCAACTACCTGTTGTGCGAGCAGTACCGCTGTCAGCCCGACAAAATGGCCAGCATAGTGCTGCTGGGCAACGTCATGGCGGTGGCCATTATTCCGCTGGTGGTTTATCTTACACTGAGTTTCTTATGA
- a CDS encoding DUF4212 domain-containing protein: MAFESQEKAKAYWKENLRLMAILLAIWFTVSYVFGIVLVDMLNAITIGGAKLGFWFSQQGSIYVFVVLIFVYVWRMNVLDKKYNVDEA, translated from the coding sequence ATGGCGTTCGAAAGTCAGGAAAAAGCAAAAGCGTACTGGAAAGAAAACCTGCGGCTGATGGCCATCTTGCTGGCCATCTGGTTCACGGTTTCCTATGTGTTTGGCATTGTGCTGGTGGATATGCTCAATGCCATCACCATTGGCGGTGCCAAGCTGGGTTTCTGGTTTTCCCAGCAGGGATCCATTTATGTGTTTGTGGTACTCATTTTCGTCTATGTATGGCGAATGAACGTGCTCGACAAAAAATACAATGTAGACGAAGCGTAA
- a CDS encoding sodium:solute symporter family protein — protein sequence MDIQTWTFILVGLSFALYIGIAIWARAGSTGEFYVAGGGVHPVANGMATAADWMSAASFISMAGIISFAGYDGGVYLMGWTGGYVLLALCLAPYLRKFGKFTVPDFIGDRYYSQTARMVAVFCAIFVSFTYVAGQMRGVGVVFSRFLEVDINLGVIIGMCIVFFYAVMGGMKGITYTQVAQYCVLIFAFLVPAIFVSLLVTGTPVPQLGFIGETSDGVYLLDKLDGLSRELGFTEYTSGTKSGIDVFFITAALMVGTAGLPHVIIRFFTVPKVRDARISAGWALLFISFLYTTAPAVAAFARANMIDGLNGADGQGVIAEQAPGWVANWEKTGLVSWDDKNGDGRMFYAGDERNEMTISPDIIVLASPEIGRLPNWVVALLAAGGLAAALSTAAGLLLVISTSIAHDLLKKGFKPDMTDKQELLAARIAAAVAVFGAGYLGINPPGFVAQVVAFAFGLAAASFFPAIVLGIFYKKMNKEGAIAGMVSGIAFTAAYIIYFKFINPAASTPDNWWFGISPEGIGTLGMLVNLAVSLAVAKITTETPQEVQELVESIRFPKGAGEAHSH from the coding sequence ATGGATATTCAAACCTGGACATTTATTCTGGTGGGGCTCAGCTTTGCCCTTTATATCGGTATTGCGATTTGGGCACGGGCTGGCAGCACCGGTGAGTTTTATGTGGCCGGCGGCGGCGTGCACCCGGTGGCCAACGGCATGGCCACGGCGGCGGACTGGATGTCGGCGGCGTCTTTCATCTCCATGGCCGGCATCATCTCTTTTGCCGGTTACGACGGCGGCGTGTACCTGATGGGCTGGACCGGCGGTTATGTGCTGCTGGCGCTGTGCCTGGCACCCTACCTGCGCAAGTTCGGCAAGTTTACCGTGCCGGACTTTATCGGTGATCGTTATTACTCCCAGACCGCCCGCATGGTGGCGGTGTTCTGCGCCATCTTCGTGTCCTTCACCTATGTGGCGGGCCAGATGCGCGGCGTGGGTGTGGTGTTCTCCCGCTTCCTGGAAGTGGACATCAACCTCGGCGTTATCATCGGCATGTGCATCGTGTTTTTCTACGCGGTGATGGGCGGCATGAAGGGCATCACCTACACCCAGGTGGCGCAATACTGCGTGCTGATCTTCGCCTTCCTGGTGCCGGCCATTTTTGTGTCCCTGCTGGTCACCGGCACTCCGGTGCCCCAGCTCGGCTTTATCGGCGAAACCTCCGACGGCGTCTACCTGCTCGACAAGCTGGACGGCCTGTCCCGGGAGCTGGGCTTTACCGAATATACCTCAGGCACCAAGTCCGGCATTGATGTGTTCTTCATCACCGCCGCCCTGATGGTGGGGACCGCCGGTCTGCCCCATGTGATCATTCGCTTCTTCACCGTGCCCAAGGTGCGTGATGCCCGCATCTCCGCCGGCTGGGCGTTGCTGTTCATCTCCTTCCTGTACACCACCGCCCCGGCCGTGGCCGCCTTTGCCCGCGCCAACATGATCGATGGCCTGAACGGTGCCGATGGTCAGGGCGTGATTGCCGAGCAGGCCCCGGGCTGGGTGGCCAACTGGGAAAAAACCGGTCTGGTAAGCTGGGATGACAAGAACGGTGACGGCCGCATGTTCTATGCCGGTGACGAGCGCAACGAAATGACCATCAGCCCGGACATCATCGTGCTGGCCAGCCCTGAGATCGGTCGTCTGCCGAACTGGGTGGTGGCCCTGCTGGCGGCCGGTGGCCTGGCGGCGGCACTGTCGACCGCGGCCGGTCTGCTGCTGGTGATCTCCACCTCCATTGCCCACGATTTGCTGAAGAAAGGTTTCAAGCCCGACATGACCGACAAGCAGGAACTGCTGGCGGCGCGCATTGCCGCAGCCGTGGCGGTGTTCGGCGCCGGTTACCTCGGCATCAACCCGCCCGGCTTCGTGGCCCAGGTGGTGGCCTTTGCCTTTGGCCTGGCGGCAGCCTCCTTCTTCCCGGCCATTGTGCTTGGCATCTTCTATAAGAAGATGAACAAGGAAGGCGCCATCGCCGGTATGGTCAGCGGCATCGCCTTTACCGCCGCCTACATCATTTACTTCAAGTTCATTAACCCGGCGGCCAGCACCCCTGACAACTGGTGGTTCGGTATTTCTCCCGAGGGCATTGGTACCCTGGGCATGCTGGTCAACCTGGCGGTTTCCCTGGCGGTGGCCAAAATCACCACCGAAACCCCGCAGGAAGTGCAGGAGCTGGTGGAAAGCATTCGCTTTCCCAAGGGCGCCGGCGAAGCTCACAGTCATTGA
- a CDS encoding MSHA biogenesis protein MshJ, with product MKQRLTLLNDRFMARPRRERWLLVVAGWALVAWLGLSLFEQTLLAGSTRLQAEQQRLERELAGQQGLTNELNQRISELIANDQRPRIERLNRQLSRLNENVDQRMRTLVGPEQMAGLLLSVLDQGSGLTLLGLTNLPAEPMAQSPDEGQRLYRHGLALELSGSYLQLLDYARRLERLNGRIFWQSLSFELDRYPNGHIRLEFFTISQHKELIRG from the coding sequence ATGAAACAGCGGCTGACTCTGCTTAATGACCGTTTTATGGCCCGGCCCCGGCGTGAGCGCTGGTTGCTGGTGGTGGCCGGCTGGGCACTGGTGGCCTGGTTGGGCCTGAGCCTGTTTGAGCAAACCCTGCTGGCCGGCAGTACACGGCTTCAGGCCGAGCAGCAGCGCCTGGAGCGGGAGCTGGCCGGGCAGCAGGGGCTGACGAATGAATTGAACCAGCGTATCAGTGAGCTCATCGCCAACGATCAACGCCCGCGCATTGAGCGCCTTAACCGTCAGCTCAGTCGGCTGAATGAGAACGTGGATCAGCGCATGCGCACCCTGGTGGGGCCGGAGCAAATGGCGGGCCTGCTGTTGTCGGTGCTGGATCAGGGCAGCGGTCTCACCCTGCTGGGGCTCACCAACCTGCCGGCGGAGCCCATGGCGCAAAGTCCGGATGAAGGCCAGCGGTTGTATCGTCATGGGCTGGCCCTGGAGCTCAGCGGCAGCTACCTGCAACTGCTTGATTACGCCAGGCGGCTGGAGCGGCTGAACGGACGTATTTTCTGGCAAAGCCTGAGCTTTGAGCTGGATCGGTACCCCAACGGCCATATTCGGCTGGAGTTTTTTACCATCAGTCAACACAAGGAGCTGATCCGTGGTTAA
- a CDS encoding MSHA biogenesis protein MshK, translating into MVNASALVFTLLSATSSLQDPTRPLDGLVRPEATPGVQQAETADEPRLQAIFSGGRPSAILDGNRYVQGDTLGGYRLVRIGDGLVVLEGQGKRLVLSLFPTFDNTDTQ; encoded by the coding sequence GTGGTTAATGCCAGTGCCCTGGTTTTTACCCTGCTGAGTGCCACCAGCAGCCTGCAGGATCCCACCCGCCCCCTGGACGGCCTGGTCCGGCCCGAGGCCACCCCCGGTGTACAGCAGGCCGAGACGGCGGACGAACCCCGGTTGCAGGCCATTTTCAGTGGCGGCCGGCCCAGCGCCATTCTTGACGGCAACCGCTATGTGCAGGGGGATACCCTGGGCGGCTACCGCCTGGTGCGGATCGGCGACGGACTGGTGGTGCTGGAGGGGCAGGGCAAGCGCCTGGTGCTGAGCCTGTTTCCTACTTTTGACAACACGGATACGCAATGA
- the mshL gene encoding pilus (MSHA type) biogenesis protein MshL: MKRMIRPLTLALFCAGLTACVHAPDGSLPKAALDEALRATPDAVPAAVEQELLNSRRPANGSQAVPLRRFDISARDVDAREFFAALGSQHNVSIAVHPDVSGTITLNLRRVTLPEILEAISGLYGYGIERRGGVYQVFPNGVRTRTFNVNYLMLSRNGQSQTAISGSSLGSGENGSSGEGSATRINTESSNDFWADLESALGRLIGDEEGRVVVTNPQAGLVTVRAAPDELALVNDFLTRAERQLKRQVILEARIVEVELSDGFEQGIEWNNLTANSRKGQLATGQSYPYGGFLSPLADLNMLGGGAVFSYTDGNFDVVVNLLQTQGEVNTLSNPRVTTSNNQKAVIKVGTDEYFVTDFSLTTTNTSGVSESTPDVELSPFFSGISLDVTPQIADDNRVLLHIHPTVSQVEDSPKSIDFGQGELRLPLAKSTVRESDTVVEAASGEVIIIGGLMQEKQSEMETAVPLISQIPVLGNLFKNRNLATQKSELVIMLRPVVVASNTWQNELQRSRDLLEKWYPPSPLDDLHSGIR, encoded by the coding sequence ATGAAACGGATGATACGACCGCTTACCCTGGCGCTGTTCTGCGCCGGCCTGACCGCCTGTGTGCATGCCCCCGACGGCAGCCTGCCCAAGGCAGCCCTGGATGAGGCACTGCGCGCCACCCCCGATGCGGTGCCGGCGGCGGTGGAGCAGGAGTTGCTGAATTCACGCCGCCCGGCAAACGGCAGTCAGGCCGTGCCGTTGCGTCGTTTCGACATTTCCGCCCGGGATGTGGATGCCCGGGAGTTTTTTGCCGCCCTCGGCAGCCAGCACAACGTCAGTATTGCGGTGCACCCGGATGTGAGCGGCACCATTACCCTTAATCTGCGTCGGGTAACCCTGCCGGAGATCCTGGAGGCCATTTCCGGTCTGTATGGTTACGGCATTGAGCGCCGCGGCGGCGTCTACCAGGTGTTTCCCAATGGCGTGCGCACCCGGACCTTTAACGTTAACTACCTGATGCTGTCCCGCAATGGCCAGTCCCAGACCGCCATCAGCGGCAGCAGCTTGGGCAGTGGCGAGAACGGCAGCAGCGGCGAGGGCAGCGCCACCCGCATCAATACCGAGTCGAGCAACGACTTCTGGGCGGATCTGGAAAGCGCCCTCGGCCGGCTGATTGGCGACGAAGAGGGCCGGGTGGTTGTGACCAACCCCCAGGCCGGCCTGGTAACGGTGCGGGCCGCCCCCGACGAGCTGGCGCTGGTGAACGACTTTCTTACCCGTGCCGAGCGGCAGCTTAAGCGCCAGGTGATCCTGGAAGCGCGCATAGTGGAAGTGGAGCTGAGCGACGGCTTTGAACAGGGTATTGAGTGGAACAACTTGACTGCCAACAGCCGTAAGGGGCAGTTGGCCACTGGGCAGAGTTATCCCTATGGTGGCTTTTTAAGTCCGTTGGCCGATTTGAATATGTTGGGTGGCGGTGCGGTATTCAGTTATACCGATGGTAACTTTGACGTGGTGGTCAATTTACTGCAAACCCAGGGGGAAGTGAATACCCTGTCCAACCCGCGGGTCACCACCAGCAATAACCAGAAAGCGGTGATCAAGGTGGGTACCGATGAGTATTTTGTCACCGATTTTTCGCTGACCACCACCAATACCAGCGGCGTTTCCGAAAGTACCCCCGACGTAGAGTTGAGCCCGTTTTTTTCGGGCATTTCGCTGGATGTGACACCGCAAATTGCCGACGATAACCGGGTATTGCTGCATATTCACCCGACGGTGAGCCAGGTAGAAGATAGCCCGAAAAGTATTGACTTTGGTCAGGGTGAGCTGCGATTGCCATTGGCAAAAAGTACGGTACGGGAGTCGGATACCGTGGTGGAAGCCGCATCCGGCGAGGTGATTATTATCGGCGGCCTGATGCAGGAAAAGCAGAGTGAAATGGAAACTGCTGTGCCGTTAATCAGCCAGATCCCGGTGCTGGGCAACCTGTTCAAGAACCGCAATCTGGCTACCCAGAAAAGCGAGCTGGTGATCATGCTGCGTCCGGTGGTGGTGGCTTCCAACACCTGGCAGAACGAGCTGCAGCGCTCCCGGGATCTGCTGGAAAAATGGTATCCACCATCACCCCTTGATGATCTGCATAGCGGAATAAGATGA
- a CDS encoding lipopolysaccharide assembly protein LapB yields MMYRFGIWGIVALFACTAGAEESDPVDWQDPVWAELMATPPAASELTINEITPSRAERLAEGEKAAELALAAGDWAGAEQQLLGLLVDYPEAHAIRLKLASLQYGRGALSAAKAQLQQGIELAPQQPALRLVLARILASENRYAAAWKVLDGTEPALVEHLDYYSLKAEAGRRSGQCEEAMTLYHRLLAEQDSGPWWLGLGLCQRSLGQDFGAAFEQARASVDLGMASLQFVEQQLEQHGTTQTH; encoded by the coding sequence ATGATGTACAGGTTCGGTATTTGGGGAATAGTGGCCCTGTTTGCTTGTACGGCCGGAGCCGAGGAGTCCGATCCGGTAGACTGGCAAGATCCGGTCTGGGCCGAGCTGATGGCCACCCCGCCAGCGGCCAGTGAGCTGACCATCAACGAAATTACCCCCAGCCGGGCCGAACGGCTGGCGGAAGGTGAAAAGGCCGCCGAGCTGGCCCTGGCCGCCGGCGACTGGGCCGGCGCCGAACAACAGCTGCTTGGCCTGCTGGTCGACTATCCCGAGGCCCATGCCATTCGGCTGAAGCTGGCGTCTTTGCAATATGGCCGGGGCGCCCTGAGTGCCGCTAAGGCCCAACTGCAACAGGGAATTGAGCTTGCCCCGCAGCAGCCGGCGCTGCGCCTTGTGCTGGCGCGTATTCTGGCCAGCGAAAACCGTTATGCCGCCGCCTGGAAGGTACTGGACGGCACCGAGCCGGCTCTGGTCGAGCACCTGGACTACTACAGCCTCAAGGCCGAGGCCGGCCGGCGCAGCGGCCAGTGTGAAGAGGCCATGACTCTCTATCACCGGCTGCTGGCCGAGCAGGACAGCGGCCCCTGGTGGCTGGGGCTGGGGCTGTGCCAGCGCAGCCTGGGGCAGGACTTTGGCGCCGCCTTTGAGCAGGCCCGGGCCAGTGTGGATCTGGGCATGGCATCCCTGCAATTTGTAGAGCAGCAACTGGAGCAACATGGCACAACGCAAACTCACTAA